The Methanosarcina acetivorans C2A genome includes the window AGCATAACTTAAATAGGCATAACTTAACTGAGTAAAGAACTACATTAAATTGTGGATCAGACCTTATGGGTCACATCAAGACCCTTTTGACATCTCAACTTCTGTTTCCTCATGTTTTGTTTCCTTCTGTTTTCAGATTACTTATGCTATCAGTACTCGTTAATTTTAATTTCGCAAGAATTTCTGAAACAATAGATATTGTAGGAACAATCTTTAGAACCTGAGTTCCCATATTTTAAGCGCATATGTCAGGTTCCGTAAATCTATCTTGCCAGTTGATTACGGTTTTCAAAATTAAATCCTGAGTTATTGTGCTTAAGTTCAAGCACATAATTCGACATCAGTAGAGTTTTATACGCCTAAAAAGGCAGGTTAGAAAGGCATTAAAAATCCCCTGCTTTAACCAAGTTTACATTACTGCCTTGCACTTCAACCTCTTCTAATCGTTCTATTTTTTTATTTCGCCAGATCAACAAGGCAATCATGGAAATCATTAATCCGGAAATAATGAACATCAGGGCAATTACCCTGCCTTCTCCAACTCCAACAATGAAACCGGCTGTTTCAACCAGGAAACCGTCCAGTTCCAGAGGCGGGTTGAAAACTTTATCCGCTAAAAAACCTGCGACTGCAAAAGCTGCGATGGAGCCGAGATAAGTGACCATGGAAATAATTGACCAAACACGCCCCTGCTTTCTGTTTTCAATATTTTTCCGAATCAGGACTTCAATGGAGGTATTAATAAAGGGCAGGGTGCCAAAAAACATGAAGCCTGCCAGAGTAATAAAAATTATATTTGTTGAGAGCCCGGGATTGGCAAAAAATATGCCTGCCAGGAATAACGAGAAAGCTAATGTTTTAACCTGTTTGCTTTTGCAGCCGAATACTCCGAGAAACAGGCTTCCGATCAGTATGCCTGATGCGCAGATTGATTGAGAGATCCCCACTGTTTTTACTGTTGTCAGGCCCAGCAGCATCGGAATAAAAAGGGATTGAAGCAGCCCGACAAAAAAAAGTACGAGCATGGTAGTGAGAACTAGGTTTACCACGCCTCCATTTTTTGAAAACTCTTCAATGTCTTCCTTAAAGTCGGCTATGATATTTTGTTCCGGATGCTTTATTGTCGTTTTTCCTAAAAATTTTCTTACCCATATAACAATAGAGCTGGAAATTAAGAGGGGGCTGATGTCGATTAAAAAAGTAAATTCAATGTCAATTAGTGTCAGTAAAATTCCGGCTAAAAAAGGGGAGATTAAATATCGAGCTGAACTTGCCAGCTGCACCAGCCCGCTTGCTTTGTCGTATTGGGCTTCGGGCAGGAGGTCAGTAATTAGAGCCTTATAGGCCGGTTCCTGAATAGCTGAAAAAATCGAACTCGCTGCAATCCCGAGATAAATGTGCCAGAGTTCGATATTTCCCCTAATCATCATAAAAAATATAAAGAGAAGCCCGAGCGTTGCTCCCAGGTCCCCGAGGACCATCATCAGGCGCCTGTCGTAACGGTCTGCTAGGATTCCCCCATAGGGTTTCAGGAGGAAGGGGGGCAAAAACACGCACATCAGTATAAAGACGTAGCTTGAAGCCGCACCGGTCTGCTGGTATACATATATTCCTAAAGAAAAAATAGTAAGGTCGGTGCCTATTATTGAGATGAACTGCCCAAACCAAATAAAAAGGAATTTGGAAAAAAGGTTTTCGGGTTCATCTATCTTTTTTTCGAGTTCAACTTTCATTTTTTCGGTTTTATCCGTCATTTAGTTAGCCCCGGCAGCAAGACATTCTTTCGAAAAAAACAGCTCGTTGTCCAAAGTAATGATGGCAGCGGCAACAACAGCGAAAATCAGGGTCTCGATACACTTCGTCGTCTGAGATATATTCAGCATCTTCTGAGAGATATTGACAATAAAGTGAAAGAGGATCGCCGCGATAACACTTTTCCCATTTTTTATTCAGATCCAGCTGATAATCACTCCCAGGGGGATGATGCTTACAAAAAAATTCACCCCATACAAGATGTTTTCGTGGAAAATCTCATACTGGTAAGAATTATTGACAAAGATCAGCGGGAAGTGCCAGAGCGACCAGAGTATACTGAAAATAAGAGATGCCGTAAAGTAGGTGTACCGGCTTTGAAGGCTGTCAAAGGCATATCCTCTCCACCCAAGTTCTTCAAAACCTGCAGCAAGCATAAGAAGAAATAGTACAGGGACAAAGCCTGTTGAAAAAGAGAAACCTTCGGCAAGCTGGAACTGCGAGACCGAACCCCCTAAAGGAAGCGAAAGCAGGATAGAAGCCAGGGCAGAGAACGGCATTATTAAGAAAAATGCCGGCAGTATTATTTGGTTGAATCAGCCTGAGGTTGGTGAGCCGGTTAATAAAATCCTTTTTCAAATCTGGGTTTTTTGATGTAAAGATCATAATAAGTGAGATCAGAAAAGGTGCCATCAGTCCGGGCAGCATAAGTAGCATATACAGCCCGCTTTCATCATCCTGAAAACTTAAATACGCCCCTGCAAACCAGAGAACATAGGTCGCTATAACGGTCGCAGCAAAATAGACCCCGGGTTTGTACTTATTATTAAGAATCATTTTTCCTCCAGATTTTAACTGCTACAGCCTGTTCTTGTTTTTTAATTGAAACCAGTTTTGGCAGCCAAAGCTAATAAGATTGCTCCGAATGGTTTTTGATTTTACTGTCTGTGACAAAAAATGCAAGCAATCGTAAAAATCTGTTTAATCATTTTTAATACATATGCTTTCTTATCCAAAATATCTGTGTTTTTATTGAACGATGACGACTTTTTCATAAACGGAGATAAAGAGTTGTTAAGCTGTGTTTTACTGAATATTATCCCGTCCGAAGGATCAGTTGACCGTGAGAAAGTGAAAATTAGCGAACTATTGAACTCAGTTTTCCTGTTGCTTTTTGTCAAGGAGTCCTTAAACTTTATATCGGTACTTGCCATAGTTTTCTATGCTGCAAATCTATATTTTACGGTCCCTTAAAGACAACCTGCAATTCTTGCAAAGCAAAGCTTGTGATATCAATATACCCGAAGTGAACCGGAAATGAAGCCTGTTGAATACGTTAAATGTAAAGCCTTTCCCTGTTCCGATATCAATAAAGGCGGATATCTTGTGCCTGCTGTAGAAGTCAACCCCGAAAAAGTTAAAGTGGTTATGATTGCCGAAGCCCCTCCGGAGAATCCCCTGGACTATTTTTATGCTTCAGGAGAGCCATTTTATCTAAAAACGACTCTTCAGGCATTCAACGATGCAGGAATTCCCGTAAACAGTATTCAGGAAATCCTGGATCACGGGTTCTACCTGACAACAGCACTCAAATGTGCAAAAACCCGGTACGTGATTTCGGCAGATACGGTAAAAAATTGCTCTCTGGTGCTCGAAAAAGAACTTTCTCTGTTCCCTAATGTTGAGGTGTATATGCTGATGGGAGACGTTGCAATAAAGGCTTTTAACTACATCAGCAGGAGGCTCACCGGAAAAAACACGATTCGTTCGGGTTCTACGTATAAGATCAGGAAGGAACAGTTTTTTTACAATGGGAAAAGGGTTTTTCCTTCGTATGTGCAGACCGGGCAGAATTACCTGATTGAGAAATCGAAAAGAATGATGATTGCCGAAGACCTTGCAGAAGCTGCGAAGTTAATTAAGTAAGCGGTTTCGAATGGGTAAGCAGTTTCGTACGGGTAAGCAGTTTCGTACGGGTAAGCAGTTCCGGATCAAGCTTCCCAAATTCGGGTTTTGTGAAGTTTCGGACGAGCTTCGGGTGTTGTGTCAATTAACCGATTCAGAGCCGATTCAAATCAAAAGTTAAAGGGATCAAAGACAAACTGCTCCGCTTTAAAAAATACGTTATTTTCGTTTTTCCCGGTTTTCACACTTTTCTTTGCTCTCCTGTTCTCTGAATTTTAGCCTGAATTCTGTCCCTTTCCCTCTTTCAAGTTCGATACTGCCTTCAATCTGCTCTACAAGGATATTTACAAGTTGAAGGCCGAGAGAAGAGGTATGTTTTAAATCGAGATCCTCAGGAAAGCCGATTCCATTATCCGATACCGTCAGCAAGAACTCCGAGATTTCACAGTTTCCGGGGTGCTTGTTACAACCCTTCTTCTGACTGCTGCCTGTGCGGTGAAGTTTGATCTGGATTTCTCCACTTCTTCCTTCGGGAAAAGCATGCTTTAAAGAGTTAGATACAAGTTCATTAACAATGATCCCCAGGGGGATCCCAGTATCCATTCCGAGAAATGCGCTTTCCACATCCAGTTTTAAGCGAATATCTTCACTTCCTACCAAGTATGACTTGAAAAGTTCAGTTGCCAGTTTCTGGATATATACTTTAAAATCAAAGGTTTCAATATCCGCAGTCTCTCTGGTTTTATAAAGTTCTTCGTGGATAAGGGACATCGAGATGACCCGGTTCTGGCTGTCTTTGAAAGATTCTTTTACCTTTGGATCACTGAAATATTCGGCTTGAAGGCTGAGCAGGGATGAGATTACCTGAAGGTTGTTTTTAATTCTATGATGTATCTCTTTTTTCCTGATTTCCTCCGTTTTTAAAAGGGCTTCTTCTGCTTTTTTGCGTTCGGTAATATCAAGCATTACACCCACAATTCCGATTACTTCCCCGGAGATATTGCTGTAAATAGCTTTGTGGGAGAGGAAATCCCGTACCTTTCCGTCTGCGCACTTTATTTTCAGTTCATTAGACAGGCTTTTGCCTTCCTTCAGAAGTATCCTGTCATAATAAACGGAATCATTAAGCGTTTCTTCTGAGAACACTTGTGTAAATTCGTAAATGGAGTGCCCTATGACTTTTTCTTTCGGAAGGCCAAGGACATGCCGTGCAAACATTTCATTGCAGCCCTGGTAGATACCTGCAAGGTTTCTATAAAATATGGGAGAAGGGATAGCGTCAAGGATTGTTTCAAGGAAGTATATGTTGTTTTGAAGGTCTTTTTCCGCCTGCTTGCGGACCGAGATTTCATTGAACAGCTGTCTATTTGTTTTTGTAAGCTCAGAAGTCCTTTCTTTAACGAGCTCTTCCAGGTGTTCTCTGTGCTTATTTAATTCTTCTACAGCTTGCCTGCGCTCGATAACCTCTGCAATCACAAAAGCAACGGAGTTTAAAAAGTAGGTCTCAGCCGCAGTAAACTTTCTTTTCTTTGTGGAATGGGCTCCCAGTACTCCGAAGGGTTTTTCCACATCTCCTATAATGACACTCACCCCGCTTACAATGTTGTGGTCTCTCAAGATTTTCGGGGCTTCAAAGCGGCTTTCTTCTGCAAAGTCTCTTACAATTACAGGCATCTTTGAAAAAATAGTGTATCCTGCCTGAGATAATTTTCCTCCTTCCACAACGGCTTTTCCCACAAGTCCTGGTTTCCAGCCGATGCCTGCTTTGAGCAGGAAATTTCCATCGGGGGTAAGTTCAAGGATTTTGCAGAACTCAAGGTCCAGGGTCTTTACAATCAGTTTTACACTTTTATCCATAAAAACCTGAAGGTTTTCGCATTTAAGAGCCATTTTTCCAAGAGTATAAAGAGCATCATATTGTTTTTTTTTGATACTGAGTTTTTTTCCCAGCTTTTTCTGTTCGCTTATATCAAGCCCGTAAATGTTTACAAGTTCCTTTCCTGGCACGGGCTGGAAGTCTATTAGATACAATTTTTTGCCCACCTTAACTTCCATTTTTTCCGGGTCATTCCTGGAAACAACTCTTTTAATAAGGGTTTCCACGGAATGAGGTAGTTTCCCCTCTCCTCCAATATCCCAGATAGACAGCAAAGGCTCAGCTGCCTTATTTGAGTAAAAAACTCTCCCGTCAGTCCCTGCCTGAAGCACAGGATTCGGGTTCTTAGATACTAACTGATCCATTTTTTCTCCTTTTCCCTTCAAGGCTCCCTATTATCTTAGCCTAAAAGTCGGCCTATGAAATCCAAAAATTCATTGCCACCGGGTTAACTGAAAATTATATTTCTCCAGCCTGGCATATTCGCTCTCGTAAGCATCAGTATATAAAAAACACAGTATTATTCGTTACTTATCCCCATTGCGTTGTATATTCTTTTACTCTAATAACTGTTTCCTACGTGCTTTCCCATGCTTTTTCCCTTACTCAACACAAAAGTTGTATCAGTTTACTGTACTACTATTCAACGTGAGTGATTTATATCAGTAAAAAACTTCACCAGAAATCTAAAAGTATATAGATTATTATGCTATATATTTACTACTTGGGAAATCTATTTATAGATGTCAGACAACTATACTGTGTCGAAGAGAAAACAGAAACTAGACGTAACTAAGAAAAATATACATTAAAAACAAAAAAGGTGATGTAAAAATGGAAAAACTCAGGAACTTAATTATAGAGAACGTGGCAATGTTCAATAAGGCATTTCCGGACAGGTTCTGCCATAGCCCTGATGTAATCTCCGCGATCTCATACGACTATAAGTTCACTTACGGACAGGTTGAAAACGAGATCGAGAAGATGGTCCATGAAGGGGTTCTTGAAGCTGAAATTTCCGACTGGTCCGGGATAAAGCTCTTATAAGAACATTGATCAGGGAAAAGAAAGGAAACACAGATCAACGCGTAACGAAACTCTGGATCAGATCAAGAATTCAAGCAGGCTTTAAACTGCCTTCCGAGAATTTGGTCATTTAACCAGTTTTATAAGTCGGGTAAAGAAACATAATACAGCGAAAACTTCAACCGAAGTTTCGTCAGTAGCTATTTCTCCCATTTAATATCTTTTAAGTCTTAGAAAAACCTTAGAAAAGCCAAAGGATTTTTCAGTCCGAAACGAGCCTTAGAAGCGGACATCTTGAATAACTGATCTTCTTTTGATAATACCTCTTTGCATGTTCCACAAGAAGGGCATGATATTCCTGATAGATAACCAGGTCTTCCGGCAAATTCTCTTCAAACAGGGCCTTGATCTCAGAATACTTCGCTTTCTCCTCAACCAGGCCAAGGTTGCTTACAACTCTTCTGGTGTACGCATCAACCACAAATGAGGGTTGCTTAAAGGCATAAAGCAGGATCGAGTCGGCAGTCTCGGGTCCAATCCCTTTTAGCGAGAGCAGTTCTTCCCTTTCAGGCGTTTGGCTTTTAAAATTCGTAAACCACTCTGCAAGAATTTTGAGACGTGCTGCTTTCTGATTATAATACCCTGCAGGCTTTATGGCTTCCTTTAAGGTTTCTATGTCACAGGAAAGGATTCTTTCCGGATAAAGGGAATCCATTTGCCTGAGGTTGATGAGGGCTTTTTCAACCTGCTGCCAGTTCGTATTCTGTGTAAGCAGGGCTCCGCAGATAATCTCAAACTGCTGGTTTTCGGTATGGGGGTAGGTATAATTCCCGGGATGATACCCACGGATGGATCCTGTTTTTGTGGGATTAGTCCCGTAACTGTTGTGCAGTTCTATCAGAGGCCACCAGCCCTGAAGCCCGTATGAGTCAAGGAGGTAGCCGTAAATTGTTTGGATAACAGGTTCATTAAAGGTTCTTCCTGAACTGAGATTCTGAACACTTTTCTTCATTTCAATACATCTATATCAGGGAATTCCATTTTAATTCTTCTATTGGCAGAGTTGCGCCAGCAGAGTTGCGGCTCTGCAGTGCGCTGTCCTTTTCACTCGCTTCGCTCGCTCAAGAGGACTAACTAAAACAATGGTAAAATAAAGAGACGTAGAAAGCAGTCTTTCTCAAAAAGATATGAGAAATGGATGAAAATAAGGAAAAAGAGACCGGAAAAAATAAATAAAGTAAAAGCCAGCAATTTACAGCTGCTTTAGGCGTTTGTGGATCTGAGAGAAAATTCCAAGGGTAAAGGGCAGATATTCAGGTCTCATTTCTCTTTCAAATCTATCTTTTTTCTGCTTTTTGTGAAGAGCTGTCAGACAAGCTGGCGGGGGCGTTTATGTTTAACGGTGAATTTTTATGAGGTTCCCGAGGTCAAGTCCGTTACTCTTTTGATGAGGAAGATTGAATCCGAAAAAAGGTAAGGTTTCTCAGTCTGCCTGTCTGGCGGCAGGTGAGAAATTATTGAGGTGAATTGATGTTGGCCTGCAGAATATTGGACGGTATCTATTGGCCTGTCTGCGGGTAAAGCTTAATTTCCTTCAGGCTCGGAACTGCAGCGGTCAAGCAGGGCACCAAGGCCTGTTTTTGAAGGCTTCACTTCTTCTTTTACAGGGGTAGAAGGTACCTGGACTTTTGCAGGGGAATATTTGACTGCAAGTACTCTTATTATGCCGAGCACAAGTAGCAGCACGGAAAGGCTCAGGATAAATTCATACCCGAACTTCTGGGCATAAAGGCCAACAGCTATCTCCCGCAGGACTATCAGGATCGTGGCATCCGTTATATCCGTGAGCTTGATCCTATCGTGTTCGTGGTAATCGACAAAGGCTTTGAAAAGGTCTATAACAATGAAAACTGTCAGCACACTTGTTACCATGTGGTTGAAGCCGCTTTCAAGAGACTCAAAAATTATGAAGCGGATCTCAAGTAAGGTTTTTGCCATCCCCAGAATTAAAGCCAGAAGC containing:
- a CDS encoding MFS transporter; this encodes MTDKTEKMKVELEKKIDEPENLFSKFLFIWFGQFISIIGTDLTIFSLGIYVYQQTGAASSYVFILMCVFLPPFLLKPYGGILADRYDRRLMMVLGDLGATLGLLFIFFMMIRGNIELWHIYLGIAASSIFSAIQEPAYKALITDLLPEAQYDKASGLVQLASSARYLISPFLAGILLTLIDIEFTFLIDISPLLISSSIVIWVRKFLGKTTIKHPEQNIIADFKEDIEEFSKNGGVVNLVLTTMLVLFFVGLLQSLFIPMLLGLTTVKTVGISQSICASGILIGSLFLGVFGCKSKQVKTLAFSLFLAGIFFANPGLSTNIIFITLAGFMFFGTLPFINTSIEVLIRKNIENRKQGRVWSIISMVTYLGSIAAFAVAGFLADKVFNPPLELDGFLVETAGFIVGVGEGRVIALMFIISGLMISMIALLIWRNKKIERLEEVEVQGSNVNLVKAGDF
- a CDS encoding uracil-DNA glycosylase family protein, whose amino-acid sequence is MKPVEYVKCKAFPCSDINKGGYLVPAVEVNPEKVKVVMIAEAPPENPLDYFYASGEPFYLKTTLQAFNDAGIPVNSIQEILDHGFYLTTALKCAKTRYVISADTVKNCSLVLEKELSLFPNVEVYMLMGDVAIKAFNYISRRLTGKNTIRSGSTYKIRKEQFFYNGKRVFPSYVQTGQNYLIEKSKRMMIAEDLAEAAKLIK
- a CDS encoding phosphate-starvation-inducible PsiE family protein codes for the protein MDSIKLFKQVTDAITTVILYILLLALILGMAKTLLEIRFIIFESLESGFNHMVTSVLTVFIVIDLFKAFVDYHEHDRIKLTDITDATILIVLREIAVGLYAQKFGYEFILSLSVLLLVLGIIRVLAVKYSPAKVQVPSTPVKEEVKPSKTGLGALLDRCSSEPEGN
- a CDS encoding histidine kinase dimerization/phosphoacceptor domain -containing protein, which translates into the protein MDQLVSKNPNPVLQAGTDGRVFYSNKAAEPLLSIWDIGGEGKLPHSVETLIKRVVSRNDPEKMEVKVGKKLYLIDFQPVPGKELVNIYGLDISEQKKLGKKLSIKKKQYDALYTLGKMALKCENLQVFMDKSVKLIVKTLDLEFCKILELTPDGNFLLKAGIGWKPGLVGKAVVEGGKLSQAGYTIFSKMPVIVRDFAEESRFEAPKILRDHNIVSGVSVIIGDVEKPFGVLGAHSTKKRKFTAAETYFLNSVAFVIAEVIERRQAVEELNKHREHLEELVKERTSELTKTNRQLFNEISVRKQAEKDLQNNIYFLETILDAIPSPIFYRNLAGIYQGCNEMFARHVLGLPKEKVIGHSIYEFTQVFSEETLNDSVYYDRILLKEGKSLSNELKIKCADGKVRDFLSHKAIYSNISGEVIGIVGVMLDITERKKAEEALLKTEEIRKKEIHHRIKNNLQVISSLLSLQAEYFSDPKVKESFKDSQNRVISMSLIHEELYKTRETADIETFDFKVYIQKLATELFKSYLVGSEDIRLKLDVESAFLGMDTGIPLGIIVNELVSNSLKHAFPEGRSGEIQIKLHRTGSSQKKGCNKHPGNCEISEFLLTVSDNGIGFPEDLDLKHTSSLGLQLVNILVEQIEGSIELERGKGTEFRLKFREQESKEKCENREKRK
- a CDS encoding endonuclease III domain-containing protein — translated: MKKSVQNLSSGRTFNEPVIQTIYGYLLDSYGLQGWWPLIELHNSYGTNPTKTGSIRGYHPGNYTYPHTENQQFEIICGALLTQNTNWQQVEKALINLRQMDSLYPERILSCDIETLKEAIKPAGYYNQKAARLKILAEWFTNFKSQTPEREELLSLKGIGPETADSILLYAFKQPSFVVDAYTRRVVSNLGLVEEKAKYSEIKALFEENLPEDLVIYQEYHALLVEHAKRYYQKKISYSRCPLLRLVSD